In a genomic window of Magnolia sinica isolate HGM2019 chromosome 16, MsV1, whole genome shotgun sequence:
- the LOC131228855 gene encoding uncharacterized protein LOC131228855 has translation MNSTRFFPYFKDCVGAIDYSHIPVMITGWEGSASDSRILADALNRQHKLIVPTGKYYLVDADFANAPGFLAPFRGVRYHLKEFRQGCQPRIKEELFNLRHSSLRNAIERAFGVLKARFSILKIASGYPLNTQVNIVAACCILHNHIINEKHDQELDFENYNDIGNGEDESEMHEDEGNKSSEDENECDFRNESAAARREKQRWREFRLGLASAMWESYKSEQNIN, from the exons ATGAATAGTACGAGGTTTTTCCCGTACTTTAAGGATTGTGTTGGAGCCATAGACTACTCACATATTCCAGTGATGATCA CGGGGTGGGAGGGATCGGCATCAGATTCACGAATACTGGCAGATGCTCTTAACCGACAACACAAATTAATTGTCCCAACAG GCAAATATTACTTAGTAGATGCTGATTTTGCGAATGCGCCAGGCTTTTTAGCACCATTCCGTGGCGTTCGGTATCATCTAAAAGAATTTAGGCAAGGTTGTCAACCTAGGATAAAGGAAGAGTTGTTTAATCTTCGTCATTCCTCATTGCGGAATGCTATAGAACGCGCTTTTGGAGTATTGAAGGCACGATTTTCCATATTAAAGATTGCTTCAGGCTATCCTTTAAATACACAAGTCAATATAGTCGCTGCATGTTGTATCCTACATAATCATATTATCAATGAAAAACATGATCAAGAGCTTGATTTTGAAAATTACAATGATATCGGTAATGGTGAAGATGAAAGTGAGATGCATGAAGATGAAGGTAATAAGAGTAGTGAAGATGAGAATGAATGCGACTTCCGAAATGAATCTGCGGCTGCTaggagggaaaaacaaagatggaGGGAATTTCGACTTGGACTTGCGTCGGCTATGTGGGAATCATATAAGTCAGAACAAAACATCaattag
- the LOC131228856 gene encoding uncharacterized protein LOC131228856 has translation MSRNAKASSSSRKAQINWTSYIDECMTKALVEEVLLEKKSDNAIREASMNKVAKIVMETFSVQVDGEKCRNRLQTLKKKYNLAKLTLSKSGFGWDEERKCVTAELDVWDEFIKVKNKPFPLLAQFDITCGDDSATGNAVRTTSDLEKEVLHSSHYMDDIPLSSYPSGSYTPFAPPDDVYSDETQGQYQYGEGSGQRDVRNSAPRPLKKKKNASIASTVIEKFERMQETMDEYVSFKTKTAERLWDELENMTTIDSDMMYRAYTFLTERLHFASTFLDHVSPIQRNEWLERMIP, from the exons ATGTCACGAAATGCAAAGGCAAGCAGCAGTAGCCGAAAGGCACAAATTAATTGGACATCATATATAGATGAATGTATGACAAAGGCCTTAGTTGAGGAAGTATTGCTGGAAAAAAAATCTGACAACGCTATTCGAGAAGCTAGTATGAATAAAGTAGCAAAAATTGTGATGGAAACATTTTCTGTGCAAGTGGATGGAGAAAAGTGCAGGAATCGGTTACAAACGCTTAAAAAGAAATATAACTTGGCAAAGCTTACACTTAGCAAAAGTGGCTTCGGTTGGGATGAAGAAAGAAAATGTGTTACCGCTGAACTAGACGTTTGGGATGAATTCATCAAGGTGAA AAACAAGCCATTTCCACTGCTAGCTCAGTTTGATATTACATGTGGGGACGATTCTGCTACCGGGAACGCAGTACGAACTACATCCGATCTTGAGAAAGAAGTCCTCCATTCATCTCATTACATGGATGACATCCCATTGTCCTCATACCCCTCTGGATCATATACACCATTTGCACCACCCGATGATGTATATTCTGACGAAACACAAGGTCAATATCAATATGGCGAAGGAAGCGGTCAAAGGGATGTGAGAAACTCTGCTCCAAggccattaaagaagaagaagaatgcctCTATTGCATCAACTGTTATTGAAAAGTTTGAACGCATGCAGGAAACAATGGATGAATATGTTTCATTCAAAACTAAAACAGCAGAAAGACTATGGGATGAGTTGGAGAATATGACAACCATTGATTCTGACATGATGTATAGGGCCTACACATTCCTTACGGAAAGACTGCATTTTGCTTCTACATTCCTAGATCATGTAAGTCCTATTCAAAGGAATGAATGGTTGGAGAGGATGATTCCCtag